The Streptomyces sp. V4I8 genome includes the window GCGCCGGATCGCGGTACAGCAACTCCTGCCGTCCCATGCGCAACGCCACCTGTTCTTCGACTTCTTCACCGTTGCCAGCCGTTGTCTGGGCTCCAGACAACCCTGACAACACCGCCCGCGCATAGTCCTCGGTCTGCAACAAGCCCGGCACGCGCAGCTGGAACATCCACATGAGCCGGGCCGTCGCCTCCAGCTCCATGACCCTCTTGTACTTGTCCTTGACGACCTCCTTGCGCGCGTCGCGCCACAGGCGAACCAGCAGGTCACCCGAGCTGTGATAGCTGTCCAGGTCCTCCATGACGGCCACCTTGGACAGCCGCTCACCTGACTCCAGCCGACTCAGGTAGCTCTTGTCGTACCCGGTGTCGTCGGCCATCTGGCCCAGCGACTTACTCGCCTTCTCCCGGAGAAGTTTCAGCGTCCGTCCGAGCGCAGCCCGCCCCGACTCCCGCTCCCCGTCAACAACTTCGCCCACGTCACCCCTCCCCGTTGCCTGGCGCCCCAGACAACACCGAACCTCTTCCGCAGAGTACGCCGCACCTGTGACGATCAGGGCACGAACGGTAATCACCGCTCGTCAGACCCCTGCCATGCCAAAACCCCCGCGACCGATGCAGCTCGGCCCGGGGGCGTGGCCGACGCTTACAAGGAGCGCCGACATGCGCGAACGTACCGCCCGACTCATCGAATCGCTACTGATCGCACTCGTACGAGTACTGCTCCCGACCCGGGGACGCCACCGAGCCACCCCGCCCCAACCCCCGCTCGCCACACGGCCGTTGCCCACGGCTCCCCGCCACCCCGTCCACGTACGCGTATGCCCCTGCGAGCGCGAACGGATCCTGCAACGCCGCCGCGCCCACTGGATCGCCACTTACGGCATCGATGCAGAACTGCGCCGCAGGACGGCCGGACAGGAGGTCTCCGTATGAGCGCCCCCGAGGAACTCCGCCTCCTCCCCTGGACCGCCCCCGACGGCAAACCCTGCTACCTCAGCGCCGACAGCGACCACAGCAGGCTCTCCCGACTCGCCGACGACATGGAGGTGGCCCAACTGGACTCGGGTGAACAGGTACTCGCCGGAGCCAGGGCCGTCCTCGCCGACGCCAAGGCGGGTGAGCGCGCGGTGCGCTTCGCGCTCACCAGGGCGGTCGAGTCACTGGGCGACGCACTCCGCGTCGCGACCAGCCGAGGCCGGCGTATCCCCTGAACGCGCTGCCCGCACCTCCGGGGCATAACCTGCGGCCGGTCAGCATCAACATCAAGTGGGGATGGACAGGTGACCGGCGCGAACCCGGCATCGTCCCGTCTGGTCACGACGGTGGCCGCCCTGCGGTCGGTGCTGGCGGAGAGCACGGACCTGTTGAGCTTCACGCTCGGCGGGACGGTCGACGAGGGGACAGCGGCCGCCGCGGAGGCCGAGGGCGTGCCACGGGAGTTCCTGGACTTCTGCCGGGTGCTGGACGGGGCGAGCTGCGGGCCGTCCGTGCAGCTCTTCGGGCTGGAGGAGGCCGAGGAGCACCAGTTCTACTGCGGGCCGGTGGTCGGCTCCCCGCTGGAGCTGTCCCCGGAGAAGCTGTTCTGCGTCGGACTGATCCACGACACACCGGTCTTCCTCGACCGCGCGGGGAGCGGCGGCGTCCTCGGCATCCCGGACGACCACTGGGAGTGGGTCGACGCGGAGCGCTTCGAGCGGCTCGCGCCGAGCCTGGAGGCGTTCTTTCTGGACCGGTTGGCGACACCGGAGTATGCGCACATCGCCTTGGTCGAAGACGAGTTGGTGGAGTACGACGACTGGCTGAAGCTGCTGCGCCGGGCCGGTCTCGCCGGCTGAAGTCACCCCGCACAACTCACCCGTACATCTCACCCGCGCACCTCACCCCGGCAACCTTTCCGTGCGCGGCGGCGACCGCTCCTCGGAGCAACCACCCCCGCACGGAACGGATCGCCGCATGAGTGAGCAGCACAGCAAGGCCCGTCATCGCAGAGGGCGTAAGGCCCTGGCGGTCGGGGTGCCGTTGGCCCTGACCGTCTCCGGCGTCCTCGCCTACGGCACGGACCTCGGCTTCCTGGGCGCCGACGCACAGCAGCGGGCAGCCGCCGCGACCGCCGCCGCCCCCGCCTGGGCCAAGGCCACCGCCGACGGCTTCGCCTCCCTCAACTCCCTCGGCCAGAACGGAACTTACGGCGGGCGGGACGCGCAGATCGTCACCGTCAGGACGCAGGCCGACCTGGAGAAGTACGCGACGGCCGCGGAGCCGTACGTCATCGTCGTCGCCGGGACCATCACCATGAACCCGGTCGGGAAAGAGATCAAGGTTCAGTCGGACAAGACCATCGTGGGGTCCGGAACGGCCGGGCACATCGTCGGCGGTGGCTTCTTCCTCGGGACCGGCGTGCACAACGTGATCATCCGGAACCTGACCATCCGGGACGCCTACCAGGGCATCTGGAACGACAAGGACCACGACTTCGACGCGATCCAGATGGACGGCGCCCACCATGTGTGGATCGATCACAACGACCTGCGGCACATGGCCGACGGGCTCATCGACGTCCGCAAGGACAGCACGAACGTGACCGTGTCCTGGAACAAGCTGAGCAACGACAACAAGGCCTTCGGGATCGGCTGGACGGACAACGTCGTCACGGACATCACCATCCACCACAACTGGATCCGCGAGACCGAGCAGCGCAACCCCTCCACCGACAACGCCGCCCACGCGCACCTCTACAACAACTTCCTGGAGGACGTGGCGGGCACCGACATCAAGTCGTCGTACGGCAACTACTCGCGCGGCAAGACGAAGATGGTCCTGGAGAACTCCTACTTCCAGGGCATGAACAACCCCGTCATCAAGGACAGCACCGCAACGCTCGTCCAGCGCGGCAGCGTCTTCTCCGGTACCAGCGGCCGTAATGAGAGCGGCGGCACGGCCTTCGATCCGAAGACGTACTACGCG containing:
- a CDS encoding helix-turn-helix domain-containing protein, with protein sequence MGEVVDGERESGRAALGRTLKLLREKASKSLGQMADDTGYDKSYLSRLESGERLSKVAVMEDLDSYHSSGDLLVRLWRDARKEVVKDKYKRVMELEATARLMWMFQLRVPGLLQTEDYARAVLSGLSGAQTTAGNGEEVEEQVALRMGRQELLYRDPAPSLRVILDEGALRRPVPDPQVWTDQLSHLLEAAEMPSVALQVLPFTAGVHDLMSSDLTLLWQRAGDPVAYVEGNGFGELFEDLDRVLAFRLSYDLVRDAALTPVESTAFIKRLLEECRP